Proteins from one Oscillatoria sp. FACHB-1407 genomic window:
- a CDS encoding PhnD/SsuA/transferrin family substrate-binding protein — MPLTDSLTIASYLAPNMLWFYEAVGAYLARSLSIAVQVIPSRVDPLEDAMLLQDQCDLAFICGLPLVRYQAIAPQQLQALVAPVMQAERYGDRPVYFSDMIVNAISDITTFEQLAGTVFSYNDLGSNSGYNLMRHRLMQGGYPANFFGQVVESGSHQASMQWVAEGKATCAAIDSTVLEQEYRRMPDLARSLRVIESIGPCPIPPLVGAQRLGAETLTQLQTVLLDPDAELRSQMQRAGIRRFAAVQSQDYEAIAQIYTTTLSNGYATIL; from the coding sequence ATGCCCCTCACTGATTCACTGACGATCGCCTCTTACCTCGCCCCAAACATGTTGTGGTTTTATGAGGCGGTAGGGGCATATCTGGCGCGATCGCTCTCCATTGCCGTGCAGGTGATCCCCAGCCGAGTTGACCCGCTAGAGGATGCGATGTTGTTGCAAGACCAGTGCGATCTGGCGTTTATCTGCGGGCTACCTCTGGTGCGCTATCAGGCGATCGCTCCTCAGCAATTGCAAGCCCTGGTTGCTCCGGTGATGCAGGCTGAACGGTATGGCGATCGCCCCGTGTATTTTTCAGACATGATTGTGAACGCTATCAGCGATATCACAACCTTTGAACAACTGGCAGGAACTGTCTTTTCCTACAATGATTTGGGATCGAATAGTGGTTACAACCTGATGCGCCACCGTTTGATGCAGGGTGGCTATCCGGCTAACTTTTTTGGTCAGGTAGTGGAATCGGGATCACATCAAGCCTCAATGCAATGGGTGGCGGAGGGCAAAGCGACCTGTGCCGCGATTGACAGCACAGTACTGGAGCAGGAATATCGCAGAATGCCTGATCTGGCGCGATCGCTGCGGGTGATTGAGTCCATTGGTCCCTGCCCTATCCCTCCACTGGTCGGCGCACAACGGCTCGGTGCAGAAACGCTGACTCAATTGCAAACCGTATTGCTAGACCCCGACGCTGAACTGCGATCGCAGATGCAACGAGCAGGCATTCGGCGGTTTGCGGCTGTGCAATCTCAAGACTATGAGGCGATCGCTCAGATTTACACCACAACTTTGAGCAATGGCTATGCGACGATTTTGTGA
- a CDS encoding iron-containing alcohol dehydrogenase — protein sequence MGITEFSFPTAIRFGAGARHDIPTALQNKGIQRPLVVTDRGIVALPFFQALLQELTQAGLQPSVFSELGGNPVKSQVTAGVEAFRQQSADAIVALGGGAALDVAKAIALMVHHPGDLFDYEDGKPDGRAIDQPIPYVVAIPTTAGTGSEVGRSSVISDDETHAKKIIFSPRLLPQRVFADPELLLDLPPKITAATGMDALTHCVEAYLAKGYHPMCDGIAIEGVRLVAENLAKSVADGSDLEARSNMLMAAMMGAVAFQKGLGVTHSCAHALSTVYDLHHGLANALMIPYAMQFNLQAVPERLARLATVVGADEPTGAGFIAWLNALKAEVGIPNTLTEAGVAVDRLDQLVAIAFADGCHPLNPRPCTADDIRGIYTSAF from the coding sequence ATGGGTATTACTGAGTTTTCGTTTCCGACCGCAATTCGATTTGGCGCAGGGGCGCGTCACGATATTCCGACTGCCCTACAGAATAAAGGGATACAGCGTCCTCTGGTAGTGACCGATAGAGGGATTGTGGCCCTGCCCTTTTTTCAGGCGTTGCTCCAGGAGTTGACCCAGGCAGGACTGCAACCCTCTGTTTTCAGTGAGTTGGGGGGTAACCCGGTAAAATCCCAGGTAACAGCCGGGGTAGAAGCCTTTAGACAACAGTCTGCCGATGCGATCGTGGCATTGGGGGGCGGAGCCGCACTCGACGTAGCCAAGGCGATCGCTCTGATGGTGCATCACCCCGGTGATCTGTTTGATTACGAAGATGGCAAACCCGATGGTCGGGCGATCGACCAGCCTATTCCCTATGTGGTTGCCATTCCCACGACCGCAGGCACAGGCAGCGAAGTCGGGCGTAGCAGTGTGATTTCTGACGATGAAACCCACGCTAAAAAGATTATTTTCTCGCCTCGGTTGCTGCCGCAACGGGTGTTTGCTGACCCCGAATTGTTGCTGGATCTGCCGCCCAAAATTACTGCTGCTACCGGGATGGACGCTCTGACTCACTGCGTTGAGGCTTATTTAGCAAAAGGCTATCACCCTATGTGTGATGGCATCGCCATTGAGGGAGTCCGACTCGTGGCAGAAAACCTGGCAAAGAGTGTGGCAGATGGTAGCGACCTAGAAGCCCGTAGCAACATGTTGATGGCGGCGATGATGGGAGCCGTTGCCTTTCAGAAAGGATTAGGTGTGACCCATTCCTGTGCTCATGCGCTGTCAACGGTGTATGACCTGCATCACGGACTCGCCAATGCGTTGATGATTCCCTATGCAATGCAGTTCAACCTACAGGCTGTGCCTGAACGATTAGCGCGACTCGCCACGGTCGTAGGGGCAGACGAGCCAACGGGAGCAGGCTTCATTGCATGGTTGAATGCCCTTAAAGCCGAAGTCGGGATTCCCAATACCTTGACAGAAGCCGGAGTTGCTGTCGATCGCCTCGATCAACTGGTGGCGATCGCCTTTGCCGATGGGTGTCATCCGTTAAATCCTCGTCCCTGTACCGCCGATGATATTCGTGGCATCTATACATCAGCATTTTAG
- a CDS encoding dienelactone hydrolase family protein produces MNRGFKRRDVIMATLAAGFAIAVRPISAATITTNTEGITAGEITIPTDDVEIPGYWAKPATGTNFPIVLVVQEIFGVHEYIQDVCRRFAKLGYLAIAPELFARQGDVSQLESVDQIRPIVAQVPDAQVMADLDATLAWAGESGGDVNRAAITGFCWGGRITWLYAAHSNEIKAGVAWYGRLVGQSSPLQPKHPLDIAEYLKAPVLGLYGEADEGIPVSTVEQMRQAIARGDNNSEIIVYPEAPHGFHADYRPSYRQQAAEDGWQRLQAWFRQHGVA; encoded by the coding sequence ATGAATCGAGGCTTTAAACGGCGAGATGTAATTATGGCAACGCTAGCGGCGGGTTTTGCGATCGCCGTTCGCCCCATTTCAGCCGCAACCATCACCACTAACACCGAGGGAATCACGGCTGGAGAAATCACGATTCCCACCGATGATGTAGAAATCCCCGGATATTGGGCAAAACCCGCTACCGGAACCAACTTCCCGATTGTGTTGGTGGTTCAAGAAATCTTTGGCGTTCACGAATACATCCAGGATGTCTGTCGTCGCTTTGCCAAATTGGGCTATCTGGCGATCGCTCCAGAACTGTTTGCCCGCCAGGGAGATGTGTCTCAACTGGAGAGCGTTGATCAAATTCGACCCATTGTGGCACAAGTGCCCGATGCTCAAGTCATGGCAGACCTGGATGCGACGTTAGCGTGGGCGGGCGAGTCCGGTGGTGACGTGAACCGGGCAGCCATCACTGGATTTTGCTGGGGTGGACGGATCACCTGGCTATATGCCGCTCATAGCAACGAAATCAAAGCCGGTGTCGCCTGGTACGGTCGTCTGGTGGGACAATCCAGCCCACTACAACCCAAACACCCTCTTGACATCGCCGAATATCTCAAAGCCCCCGTGTTAGGGCTGTATGGCGAGGCAGACGAGGGCATCCCGGTGAGCACGGTTGAACAGATGCGACAGGCGATCGCCAGAGGTGACAACAATTCGGAGATTATTGTCTATCCCGAAGCACCCCACGGCTTCCATGCCGACTACCGCCCCAGCTACCGACAGCAAGCAGCAGAAGATGGGTGGCAACGGCTCCAGGCGTGGTTTAGACAACACGGCGTTGCGTAG
- a CDS encoding FtsW/RodA/SpoVE family cell cycle protein, with product MNLRQFIPFLDPSIKDWALEARILHWLTFLWLFMGLAVLFSASYAVADSEYGHGLYYFERQLLWVIVGLIAFSLIVHSPIRYILGLADWFMLFFLGLILLTLIPGFADPVNGASRWVAIGPLPFLQPSELIKPFLVLQAARIFGRWDQLSQQVRLTWLGVFVLLIVAILLQPNLSTAALCGIVLWLIALASGLPYRYLVGTAIAGLFTATISISLRAYQRERVMSFLNPWADPDQNGYQLIQSLLAIGSGGIFGVGYGMSQQKLFYLPIQYTDFIFAVFAEEFGFIGSTVLMLLLGSYATMGLKVALKARQPIHQLVAIGIVILLVGQSLLNIGVATGALPTTGLPLPMFSYGGSSMIASLVSAALLIRVARESSEAEVLSLRPRLHGGSNE from the coding sequence GTGAATCTCCGCCAGTTTATTCCCTTTCTCGATCCATCCATTAAAGATTGGGCATTAGAAGCCCGAATTCTGCACTGGTTGACGTTTCTCTGGCTATTTATGGGGTTAGCCGTGCTGTTCTCGGCGTCCTATGCTGTCGCTGATAGTGAGTACGGGCACGGGCTGTACTACTTTGAGCGTCAGCTTCTCTGGGTGATCGTCGGGTTGATTGCCTTCAGCCTGATCGTTCACTCTCCCATTCGCTATATTCTGGGCTTAGCAGATTGGTTCATGCTGTTCTTCTTGGGGCTGATCCTGCTGACGCTCATCCCTGGTTTTGCCGATCCAGTAAATGGAGCCAGTCGTTGGGTGGCGATCGGTCCGCTGCCCTTTTTGCAGCCCTCAGAGTTGATCAAGCCCTTTCTGGTGTTACAAGCAGCACGCATTTTTGGTCGGTGGGATCAACTGTCGCAACAGGTGCGATTGACCTGGTTAGGCGTTTTTGTGCTGTTGATTGTGGCGATCTTGCTACAACCCAACCTGAGTACCGCCGCGCTCTGTGGCATCGTGTTGTGGCTAATTGCACTGGCATCGGGATTGCCATATCGCTATCTGGTAGGAACGGCGATCGCTGGCTTGTTTACCGCCACTATCAGCATCAGTCTGAGAGCCTATCAACGCGAACGGGTGATGTCTTTTTTGAATCCGTGGGCTGACCCAGACCAAAATGGCTATCAGTTAATCCAGAGCTTGTTGGCGATCGGCTCTGGCGGCATTTTTGGTGTGGGTTACGGCATGTCCCAGCAAAAGCTGTTCTACCTGCCCATTCAATACACAGACTTTATCTTTGCGGTGTTTGCTGAAGAATTTGGCTTTATTGGCAGTACTGTGTTGATGCTGTTGTTAGGGTCTTACGCCACGATGGGGCTAAAAGTGGCTCTCAAAGCACGGCAACCGATTCATCAACTCGTGGCGATCGGTATTGTCATTCTGTTGGTCGGGCAATCGCTTCTCAATATTGGAGTTGCCACAGGTGCCCTACCCACGACAGGCTTACCCTTACCCATGTTCAGTTATGGTGGTAGTTCGATGATCGCCAGCCTGGTATCTGCGGCTCTACTCATTCGAGTAGCCAGGGAAAGCAGCGAAGCGGAGGTTCTATCCCTACGCCCCCGTCTACACGGAGGAAGCAATGAGTAG
- a CDS encoding pre-peptidase C-terminal domain-containing protein, which yields MFSQSVSGDRAGNTLRQARLINLRAATTSLRESLGGGDRIDMYRFRLANRSSLNLSLTGLRANADLALLNQTGGVIQRSARAGRVSEAVQQTLGAGVYYIRVSVGRGAGSAEIRYRLIATTAIAADPAPVEPTVPITPTPTPTPALTPTPTPTPTPTPTPTPTPTPTPTPAPVPTPTRPFNIQFDYRFDTDQWFTPARRQVLEAAADRWEAIIQDEFEAIAPGTRLNVVNPQTDVAVQLNADSEIDDLVVFVGSRVFDGVGGTLATGGPSGIWTVGSRLEQRYQGADFEPWTASLGFDRSENWFFDPTPDTANDLPGGQPDFFTIALHELGHALGIGTSNAFDNWVSNGAFTGTHARAQNGGNPIPLTSDGHVQDEFIAAGVGTEALMDPTLTIGDRKLPNRLDIALLQDIGYTINPQALV from the coding sequence GTGTTTTCTCAATCCGTTTCAGGCGATCGCGCTGGCAATACTTTAAGACAAGCCAGATTGATCAACCTGCGGGCAGCCACCACTAGTCTACGAGAGTCGCTTGGAGGGGGCGATCGCATTGATATGTATCGCTTTCGGTTGGCTAATCGTAGCAGCCTCAACCTGTCCTTAACCGGATTAAGAGCTAACGCCGATCTGGCACTGCTCAATCAAACGGGGGGTGTGATTCAACGCTCTGCCCGTGCAGGTCGAGTATCGGAGGCGGTGCAACAGACGCTAGGAGCGGGTGTGTATTACATTCGCGTCTCTGTAGGGCGGGGTGCAGGGAGTGCTGAGATTCGCTATCGGCTGATTGCCACAACGGCGATCGCCGCTGATCCTGCTCCTGTAGAGCCGACCGTGCCCATTACACCAACGCCGACCCCGACTCCAGCGTTGACGCCAACGCCGACGCCAACGCCGACACCAACGCCGACGCCGACACCAACGCCGACGCCAACGCCAACTCCTGCGCCCGTTCCAACTCCTACCCGACCGTTTAACATTCAGTTTGACTATCGCTTTGATACCGATCAGTGGTTCACTCCAGCACGCAGGCAAGTTTTAGAAGCGGCTGCGGATCGTTGGGAGGCGATCATTCAAGATGAATTTGAGGCGATCGCCCCTGGGACTCGTCTGAATGTGGTTAATCCGCAAACGGATGTTGCAGTGCAATTAAACGCAGACTCCGAGATTGATGACCTAGTTGTATTTGTCGGGTCAAGAGTATTTGATGGGGTGGGTGGCACCCTCGCAACGGGTGGCCCATCCGGTATTTGGACTGTAGGAAGCCGTCTGGAGCAGCGTTATCAAGGAGCGGATTTTGAACCGTGGACAGCCAGTTTGGGGTTTGATCGGTCAGAAAATTGGTTCTTTGACCCCACTCCTGACACTGCCAATGATCTGCCCGGAGGTCAGCCTGATTTCTTCACGATCGCCCTGCATGAACTGGGGCATGCCCTGGGTATCGGCACATCCAATGCCTTTGATAACTGGGTGAGCAACGGGGCATTTACTGGAACCCATGCCAGAGCACAAAACGGTGGCAATCCGATTCCGTTGACTTCAGACGGGCATGTGCAGGATGAGTTTATAGCGGCTGGGGTGGGTACAGAGGCACTGATGGACCCAACATTGACGATTGGCGATCGCAAACTACCCAACCGCCTCGATATTGCGTTGTTGCAGGATATTGGGTACACCATCAATCCCCAGGCATTGGTTTAG